The following proteins are co-located in the Clostridiales bacterium genome:
- the pflB gene encoding formate C-acetyltransferase has product MIFTEWNGFKDGSWVEEINVRDFIQTNYTPYEGSEAFLSGPTERTNALMNKLNRLFELEQEFGGILDIDTQTVSSLTNYKPGYLDQDREIIVGLQTDRPLKRGVNPFGGVHMTKQACEAYGYRLSEKVENEFQYRTTHNDGVFRVYTDEIKAARKSGIITGLPDAYGRGRIIGDYRRVSLYGVDRLIKNKKKDKELLGQREMDADNIRQLEELYQQINFLKKLKEMAAMYGFDISRPAADAKEAVQWLYFAYLGSIKEQNGAAMSLGRVSTFLDIYFERDLAEGKLNEAGAQEILDDFVMKLRMARHLRTPDYNELFAGDPMWITEAVGGMGEDGRTLVTKTSYRLLHTLYNLGSSAEPNLTILWSDKLPPSFQRYTAKVSCDTDALQYENDDVMRPDFGDDYAIACCVSAMRVGKDMQFFGARANLPKLLLMSLNGGRDERTGVQVAPAREPYAGELLKYEEVLEKMEYYRRWLAKTYVSAMNIIHYMHDKYAYEKTQMALHDTEVHRFMAFGIAGMSVLADSLSAMKYASVKVVRDSSGLIVDFETIGEYPCFGNDDDRVDTIAQEQVKRFVEELKKNKTYRNAEHTLSVLTITSNVVYGKKTGATPDGREAGAPFAPGANPMHGREKSGALASLNSVAKISYDDCKDGVSNTFSVIPEALGHGEEERYANLVSVMRGYFNQKAHHLNVNVLSRQTLVEAYENPELHPNLTVRVSGYAVNFHKLSKLQQREVIARTFHEAM; this is encoded by the coding sequence ATGATTTTTACAGAATGGAATGGTTTTAAAGACGGAAGCTGGGTGGAGGAAATTAACGTCAGAGACTTTATACAGACGAACTATACTCCTTATGAAGGCAGTGAAGCGTTTTTGAGCGGGCCAACAGAGAGAACCAATGCGCTGATGAATAAACTGAACCGCCTCTTCGAACTTGAGCAGGAGTTTGGAGGAATTCTGGATATCGACACTCAAACAGTCAGCTCCCTCACCAATTATAAGCCGGGTTATCTGGATCAGGACAGAGAAATCATCGTCGGTCTGCAGACGGATCGGCCCTTGAAAAGAGGTGTGAACCCCTTTGGAGGAGTGCACATGACGAAACAAGCATGCGAGGCTTATGGATATCGCCTTTCGGAAAAGGTGGAGAACGAATTCCAATATCGAACAACACATAATGATGGCGTATTCCGTGTATATACTGATGAAATCAAGGCGGCAAGAAAAAGCGGAATTATTACTGGTCTGCCGGATGCTTATGGAAGAGGACGTATTATCGGTGATTACAGAAGAGTATCCCTTTATGGTGTTGATCGATTAATCAAAAATAAGAAAAAAGACAAAGAACTGCTGGGACAGCGGGAAATGGATGCTGACAACATTCGTCAGCTGGAGGAACTGTATCAGCAGATAAACTTCCTGAAGAAGCTGAAAGAAATGGCAGCCATGTATGGGTTTGATATTTCCAGGCCTGCAGCAGATGCGAAAGAAGCGGTGCAATGGCTTTATTTTGCTTATCTTGGTTCCATTAAGGAGCAAAACGGTGCTGCCATGAGCCTTGGACGTGTCAGTACCTTCCTTGATATTTATTTTGAACGTGATTTGGCGGAAGGGAAGCTGAACGAGGCGGGGGCTCAGGAGATTTTAGACGATTTTGTGATGAAGCTTCGTATGGCAAGGCATCTAAGGACACCTGACTATAACGAACTCTTTGCGGGAGATCCCATGTGGATCACCGAAGCGGTGGGCGGTATGGGGGAAGACGGCAGAACGCTTGTTACCAAAACCTCCTACAGACTCCTTCACACGCTATATAATCTTGGTTCTTCCGCGGAGCCGAATCTTACTATATTATGGTCTGACAAACTGCCGCCCAGCTTTCAGCGTTATACTGCAAAAGTATCCTGTGATACCGATGCGCTCCAATATGAAAATGATGATGTGATGCGTCCCGATTTCGGTGATGATTATGCCATTGCCTGCTGTGTTTCCGCTATGAGGGTAGGTAAGGATATGCAGTTTTTCGGAGCGAGGGCCAATCTGCCTAAGCTGCTTCTCATGAGCTTGAACGGAGGACGTGATGAACGGACGGGAGTTCAGGTAGCACCAGCCCGTGAGCCGTATGCGGGTGAACTGCTCAAGTATGAAGAGGTACTGGAAAAGATGGAATATTATCGGCGCTGGCTGGCAAAAACATACGTCAGTGCCATGAACATCATTCACTATATGCATGATAAATATGCCTACGAGAAAACCCAAATGGCGCTGCACGATACGGAGGTTCATCGCTTTATGGCCTTTGGCATTGCAGGCATGTCCGTTCTTGCTGACTCGCTCTCTGCAATGAAATATGCAAGCGTAAAGGTTGTCAGGGATAGCAGCGGACTCATTGTTGATTTTGAAACCATAGGCGAGTATCCCTGCTTCGGAAATGATGATGACCGCGTAGACACCATCGCGCAGGAACAAGTGAAACGCTTCGTAGAGGAATTGAAAAAGAATAAGACGTATCGGAACGCAGAGCACACACTCTCCGTACTGACCATCACTTCAAATGTTGTATATGGCAAGAAAACAGGAGCGACTCCTGACGGAAGGGAAGCAGGAGCACCCTTTGCTCCGGGTGCAAACCCCATGCATGGAAGAGAAAAAAGCGGAGCATTAGCCTCGTTGAATTCTGTGGCAAAGATTTCCTATGACGATTGCAAGGATGGGGTGTCCAATACCTTCTCTGTCATCCCTGAGGCACTTGGACATGGAGAAGAGGAACGGTATGCCAATCTGGTTTCCGTGATGCGGGGCTACTTTAACCAGAAGGCCCATCATCTGAATGTCAATGTATTGAGCAGACAGACTTTAGTGGAAGCTTACGAAAATCCAGAGCTTCATCCAAACCTAACGGTGAGAGTATCAGGGTATGCGGTTAACTTCCATAAATTGTCCAAGCTGCAGCAGAGGGAGGTCATTGCTAGAACCTTCCATGAGGCAATGTGA
- the pflA gene encoding pyruvate formate lyase-activating protein — MKGRINSFQSMGAADGPGIRFVVFVQGCPLRCVYCHNPETWDPSAGEEWETEEIAEKVLRYRSYFGTQGGITISGGEPLLQWEFVAELFRQLKEKGIHTVLDTSGIGSLAGAREVLKYTDLVMCDLKFAGNNEYQRYCGGSMDQVLRFLKLTEEKKIPLRIRHVVVPGLTDSISSVRRIRKRGESFSNYEGLELLPFRKLCLGKYEEMGLPFPLSGCPECPDRVIQELGAMV; from the coding sequence ATGAAAGGCAGAATCAACTCCTTTCAGAGCATGGGGGCGGCAGACGGTCCTGGAATACGGTTTGTGGTGTTCGTGCAGGGCTGCCCGCTGCGCTGTGTGTATTGTCATAATCCGGAAACATGGGATCCGTCAGCAGGAGAGGAATGGGAAACGGAAGAAATCGCAGAGAAAGTACTGCGATACCGGTCGTACTTCGGTACCCAGGGAGGCATTACAATTTCTGGCGGAGAGCCGCTCTTGCAGTGGGAATTTGTTGCGGAGCTGTTTCGGCAGCTGAAAGAGAAAGGGATCCATACAGTTCTCGATACCTCGGGAATCGGAAGCCTTGCCGGAGCCCGCGAAGTTTTGAAATACACGGATCTTGTGATGTGTGACCTGAAATTTGCAGGCAATAATGAATATCAGCGCTATTGCGGAGGATCAATGGATCAGGTGCTGCGATTTTTAAAGCTGACCGAGGAAAAAAAGATTCCGCTGCGGATTCGCCATGTTGTTGTGCCCGGATTGACAGACAGTATCAGTAGTGTCCGGCGTATCCGTAAGCGCGGAGAAAGCTTCTCCAATTATGAGGGGTTGGAATTACTTCCTTTTCGCAAATTGTGCCTTGGAAAGTATGAGGAAATGGGCCTGCCATTTCCCTTATCCGGCTGCCCAGAATGCCCTGATCGAGTGATACAGGAACTAGGAGCAATGGTTTGA
- a CDS encoding DUF368 domain-containing protein, whose protein sequence is MGKIQSGAIRVIKGFVIGASMLVPGASGGTMAIILGIYDELIHAVSCFRKDLKDNLILLGTYGIAGILGILIFSGPLLTAVTLWHKPMLFLFLGAILGGIPPLYRKVKVSRIKSVNILVATIGAALGISTMYLPEGIFQLSTNFDLYNFSMLMVAGVIIAVALILPGISASYILLMLGMYDLTLIAIKELDLLYLIPLAIGILGGTFFTAGLLEREMKRHPQFTYMLIIGFMLGSLAQVYPGFPASNEILPCILTFSAGLAVILFLGQPKKKSEKTNK, encoded by the coding sequence ATGGGAAAGATTCAAAGTGGGGCAATCAGGGTAATTAAGGGGTTTGTGATAGGAGCATCCATGCTAGTGCCTGGTGCAAGCGGAGGAACCATGGCCATTATCCTTGGGATTTATGATGAACTGATTCATGCGGTCAGCTGCTTCAGAAAAGACTTGAAGGATAATTTGATTCTGCTGGGAACTTACGGAATTGCCGGGATTTTAGGTATCTTAATCTTCTCTGGACCTTTACTCACCGCAGTTACCCTTTGGCATAAGCCTATGCTGTTCTTATTTTTGGGTGCAATCCTGGGGGGCATTCCTCCTTTGTACCGTAAGGTCAAGGTATCGAGAATCAAATCTGTTAATATTCTGGTTGCAACGATTGGTGCAGCTTTGGGAATTAGTACCATGTATCTGCCGGAAGGTATCTTCCAGTTGTCAACTAATTTTGATCTATATAATTTTTCCATGCTGATGGTTGCGGGAGTCATTATAGCTGTTGCTTTAATCCTGCCAGGCATCAGCGCATCCTACATTTTGCTGATGCTCGGGATGTATGACCTCACGCTGATTGCCATCAAGGAACTGGACCTGTTATACCTGATCCCTCTGGCCATCGGGATTCTAGGAGGAACTTTTTTTACAGCAGGACTTTTGGAACGGGAAATGAAACGACATCCCCAATTTACGTACATGCTGATCATCGGCTTTATGCTTGGATCGCTGGCACAGGTTTATCCGGGCTTTCCTGCGTCAAATGAAATCCTGCCTTGTATCTTAACTTTCTCAGCAGGGCTTGCTGTGATTCTTTTCCTTGGACAGCCTAAAAAAAAGTCGGAGAAAACAAATAAATAA
- a CDS encoding FAD-dependent oxidoreductase yields the protein MKLDQHKYLKLPPESYWITSTREIAAEYPALKEDIKTDVVIVGGGIAGITCAYLLKKEGLSVILLEAGMLAGGTTGHTTAKITSQHHLLYHKLIKQLGTELAQQYANANETALREMKALIDELGISCDYIPQPAIIYTEKDEKISMLQDEMKAAEKLGLPAFYQDSIPFPFTVKGALRFDQQAQFHPLKYSLNLAKAFVRGGGKIFEKTRAVEIEKDSAYTLITENGCRVDTDQLIIATHYPFYNKHGMYFTRIYQERSYVTAIKATEQFPGGMYINAEDPVRSLRSLKTDSEELILIGGARHKAGQCDDTMKKYEELLDFATPYYSISNVPFHWSAQDCMTMSGLPFVGNYAEDTPNLYITTGFGKWGMTNSMASAMLLRDLIIKGDSPWKEVYDPSRKTNVQTAVHYMAENLNTAEKLIGGKLSSPPNEEEIDIAPGEGKVVTLYGKRAGAYRDDAGILYIVNTTCTHMGCELNWNSAEKTWDCPCHGSRFSFEGKIIEGPAVEPLTMEHDVHTIGKLLTEDF from the coding sequence ATGAAATTGGATCAACATAAGTATTTAAAATTACCGCCCGAATCTTATTGGATCACATCAACCAGGGAAATAGCAGCTGAGTATCCTGCCTTAAAGGAAGATATAAAAACGGATGTTGTCATTGTGGGCGGAGGAATTGCGGGAATCACCTGTGCTTATCTGCTGAAAAAGGAAGGACTTTCCGTTATTCTTCTCGAAGCTGGCATGCTTGCAGGAGGAACAACCGGACATACGACAGCAAAAATCACTTCTCAGCATCATTTGCTCTATCATAAATTGATCAAACAGCTTGGGACAGAACTGGCGCAGCAATACGCAAACGCAAACGAAACGGCTCTTCGAGAAATGAAAGCGCTGATTGACGAACTTGGCATTTCCTGTGATTATATTCCTCAGCCTGCAATCATCTACACAGAGAAGGACGAGAAGATTTCGATGCTGCAGGACGAAATGAAAGCCGCAGAAAAACTGGGGCTCCCTGCTTTTTATCAGGACTCAATTCCTTTTCCTTTCACAGTGAAAGGTGCTCTTCGGTTCGACCAGCAGGCTCAGTTTCATCCGTTAAAATATTCCCTTAATCTGGCAAAGGCTTTCGTCAGAGGCGGAGGAAAAATCTTCGAAAAAACTCGAGCGGTTGAAATTGAGAAGGATAGCGCCTACACCCTTATCACAGAAAATGGCTGCCGAGTCGATACGGATCAATTGATTATTGCAACACATTATCCCTTCTATAATAAGCATGGGATGTATTTCACAAGAATCTATCAGGAAAGATCTTATGTCACTGCAATCAAAGCTACAGAGCAATTTCCAGGAGGCATGTACATCAACGCAGAAGACCCTGTTCGCTCCCTCAGAAGCCTGAAAACAGATTCAGAAGAATTAATCCTCATCGGAGGAGCGCGCCATAAAGCAGGACAATGCGATGACACAATGAAAAAATATGAGGAGCTGCTGGATTTCGCAACACCCTATTATTCTATTTCGAATGTACCATTTCACTGGTCTGCACAGGATTGCATGACCATGAGCGGCCTTCCCTTTGTAGGCAACTATGCGGAGGATACCCCCAATCTATACATCACAACAGGATTCGGCAAATGGGGTATGACAAACAGCATGGCATCTGCTATGCTGTTGAGGGATTTAATAATCAAAGGAGACAGCCCCTGGAAAGAAGTTTACGATCCCTCCAGAAAAACCAATGTGCAGACGGCAGTCCATTATATGGCTGAAAACCTCAATACTGCGGAGAAGCTCATCGGCGGCAAGTTATCATCACCTCCGAATGAAGAAGAGATTGATATCGCACCAGGAGAGGGAAAGGTTGTCACCCTTTACGGCAAGAGAGCCGGCGCCTACCGGGACGATGCGGGGATTTTGTATATCGTCAACACGACCTGCACCCATATGGGCTGTGAACTGAATTGGAACTCTGCGGAAAAAACCTGGGACTGCCCTTGTCATGGATCAAGATTCTCCTTTGAAGGGAAGATCATTGAAGGTCCGGCGGTTGAACCTCTTACAATGGAACACGATGTCCATACCATCGGAAAGCTTTTGACAGAAGACTTTTAA
- a CDS encoding rubrerythrin, whose translation MNSIELAINLEMDGKRFYLEQAENTTDRGLKSIFHTLAEEESIHARILKNKAETLPYELVDTYAEIKNLFMEIGAYKDLIKVTPDAMDAYTAALENERKSIALYTEMLQETSNEKDREIIEFIIEQEKDHYKVMEQLVELVSRPKEWVESAEFGIRKEY comes from the coding sequence ATGAACAGTATAGAACTTGCAATTAACCTGGAGATGGACGGTAAAAGATTCTATCTCGAGCAGGCTGAGAATACAACTGACCGAGGCTTAAAATCAATTTTTCATACCCTTGCCGAGGAAGAGAGTATCCATGCGAGAATCCTTAAAAACAAAGCGGAAACCCTGCCTTATGAATTAGTTGATACATATGCAGAAATAAAGAATCTGTTTATGGAAATCGGTGCATATAAGGATTTGATTAAGGTGACGCCGGATGCAATGGATGCTTATACTGCTGCGCTGGAAAATGAAAGAAAAAGCATTGCACTTTATACCGAAATGCTTCAGGAAACCAGCAATGAGAAAGACCGGGAGATTATCGAATTCATCATTGAACAGGAAAAGGATCATTATAAGGTGATGGAGCAGCTTGTTGAACTGGTAAGCCGTCCCAAGGAATGGGTGGAGTCGGCAGAATTTGGTATTCGCAAAGAGTACTAA